In the genome of Arachis hypogaea cultivar Tifrunner chromosome 9, arahy.Tifrunner.gnm2.J5K5, whole genome shotgun sequence, the window TACTTTCCAAACAACAATTTTCAAACTTAGTATGTCAAACAAGGAGTTTCTTGGCATGAACTTGCAATAAGGACTTGAGAGTAATTAAGACAATTCTTCCACATGGAGCATGTTAAAATTTCCTCAAGATTAATCAAGATTCATGAATCAAGCATATATTATCAGCTGTATGTACTCAGTGATATAATTGTATATATATTCCTTAATGACATGTCATCCCTAAACCTTGTTCATGTTTGAAATGATATGAAATTATAAAGGAAGAAGGATAGTACCTGCAATAGGGAGTGAGGGGTTTAGAGAGTTCAGAGACGACAACAGAGTCCACAACCTTCTCCTCAGTCTTCCTGATATCAGGGTTGATTCCAACACCAACACCCGCACCCTCTGCTTTCACAACCACCGCCATGCGACTCTTCTTCCTTGCTGCTATGTTGCTCTCAGCAAACCCCTTCGGTGCCAGTGGCTTCATTATCATCTTGTTGAAGCTTAAAACGGATTCCATTGTCCAAGTAGAAGGAGAAGATGGAAGACAAGGATGGTATGTGTGTGTTCCTTAACCTGTGGAGAACACACTCCATCTAACCTCTATTCTATTGTATGGTTAGTTTGCGACACACGTCATTCGCAcacatctccttctttttcttggtaGGTGAGTCAACATTGCAAAGAGGAAAGTCAAAACcacaaaacataaatatttttaaacgtTAGTAATTTAGTGAatttagaaaaattttattttatgttttaacttttaactgtcTACCAGTATTATTGTACAAGTTCATCACTAACTATTAGAAACAGTATATGTATTAATAAATGATTAGCTTTTTTTCGTATATATTAATCCACTATTTTCTTTGTacgaaaaattaattatttgtctttgatgtgcggataatttatacactttttagcattgtttttacatagtttttaatatgttttaattactttttagtatatttttattaatttttatgcaaaaatcacatttctagactttactatgagtttgtgtgtttttctgtgatttcaggtattttctggctgaaattgagggacttgagcaaaaatctgattcagaggcggAAAAATGACtgaagatgttgttggattctgatctccctgcactcgaagtgaattttctggagctacagaagcccaattggcacgctctgaattgcgttgaaaagtagacatcttgcgctttccatcaatgtataataatccgtactttgcccaagatttgatggcccaaactggcgttcaaacgcccaccagagacccttttctggtgtaaaacgccagaactggcaccaaagctggagttaaacgcccaaactggcaccaaaattggcgtttaaactccaagaagagcctatgcacgtgaaagtttcaatgctcagcccaaacacatgccaagtgggccccggaagtggatttctacactatctacacttagttactcattttctgtaaacctagtttactagtttagtataaatagcactttttactattgtattcatatctttagatcatttttaagactatctttggatcacttttgatctcttgatcacgttttgggggctggccattcggccatgcctggaccttcatcacttatatattttcaacggtggagtttctatacctcatagattaaggtgtggagctctgctgttcctcatgaattaatgcaaagtactatcatttttctattcaattcacgcttattcttgttctaagatattcactcgtacttcaacctgatggatgtgatgatccgtgacactcatcatcatcctcccttatgaacgcgtgcctgacaaccacctccgttctatctgtgagagcttgagtgtgtatctcttggcctcctggttcacgacgcatggttgcctctcctgacaacagagccttccatttcgtgagatcagagtcttcatggtataagctagaatcaattggcagcattcttgagatctgaaaagtctaaaccttgtctgtggtatttcgaataggatctgggatgggatgactgtgatgagcttcaaactcgtgactgttgggcgcagtgacagtgtgcaaaaggatcaatggatcttattctgacacaatcgagaaccgacagctgattagccatgcgaaaAACTGTAGAGgacatattttcactgagaggacagatagtagccattgacaacggtgatccaccaatatacagcttgtcatggaagggagtacgcatgattggataaggacaataggaaagcagaggctcagaaggaacaaagcatctccatacgcttatttgaaattcccaccaatgaattgcataagtatctctatcctattttatgttttatttctctttttattatcaaaccttataaccatttgaattcgcctaactgagatttacaagatgaccatagcttgcttcaagctgacaatctctgtgtgatcgacccttacacatgtaaagtattacttggacgacccagtgcacttgctggtcagctgcgcggagttgtgagagaagtgtgaactcacgatttcgtgtaccagtcttaaaaataataaaaaatgaatttatcATTTcatattggtggacgaaattgtgatcatcaacaatgactccaaagacttggtgctcttaaacatgaatcacactttgtcacaactccgcacaactaaccagcaagtgtactgggtcgtccaagtaataccttacgtgagtaagggtcgatcccacagagattgttggtatgaagcaagctatggtcatcttgtaaatcctagtcaggcggattcaactgtattaagaaattatagtaaacaaaaataaataaaataggatagagttactcatgtaattcaatggtgggattttagataagtgtatggaggtgttgtgttccttccgaatctctgctttcctactgcttttatccaatctttgtcactcctttctatggcaagctgtatgtagggcatcaccgttgtcaatggctacatccatcctctcagtgaaaatggtccaaatgctctgtcacagcacggctaatcatctgtcgattctcgatcatgttggaatagaatcccttgattcttttgcgtttgtcatcacgcccagcaatcgcgagtttgaagctcgtcagagtcattcaattccggaatcctactcggaataccacaaacaaggttagactttccggattcccatgaatgccaccatcaattctagcttataccacgaagattctgattaaggaatccaagagatatgcgcctggtctaaggtagaacggaagtggttgtcagtcacgcgttcataggtgagaatgatgatgagtgtcacggatcatcacattcatcatgttgaagtgcaacgaatatcttagaataagaaaaattcgaattaaatagaaaatagtagtacttgcattgaaacttgaggtacagcagagctccacacccttaatctatgatgtgtagaaactccaccgttgaaaatacataagtgatgaaggtccaggcatggccgaatggccagcccccaatgtctaagattgcataaactgatcaaagatgtctaatacaatagtaaactatcctatttatactagactagctattagggtttacagaagtaagtaattgatgcataaattcacttccggggcccacttggtgtgtgcttaggctgagcttgatctatccacgagctaaggcttctcttggagttgaacgccaagttgtaacatgttttgggcattcaactctggttcgtgacgtgtttctggcgtttgactccagaatgcagcatggaactggcgttgagcaccagtttacgtcatctaattacgaataaagtatagactattatatattgctggaaagctctggatgtctactttctaaagccGTTGAGATCacgtcatttggagttctgtagctccagaaaatccattttgagtgcagagaggtcagattctaacagcatcagcagtcctttgtcagcttcctatcagagttttgctcaggttcctcaatttcagccagaaaatacctaaaatcacagaaaaacacacaaactcatagtaaagtctagaaatgtgaatttatcatacaaactaatgaaaatatccctaaaagtaactagatcatactaaaaactacctaaaaataatgtcaaaaagcgtataaattatccgctcatcacatatttgaaaattttatttataaaattaattttaatgtattaacaGATTACAACATAAAGAATATTGTACGTTGATACAATAGAGtttgtaatttatatatacaaTAGTGTTATGTTTAGAGTTTTGAtctttctatcttcttcttcgaTCACAACAATTTGTATTTCTAGTTCGCATTACCTTATAATCAAATTCTCCTCAATTAGCACTCTCAATCCAATATAAATTTCGGTGGAGGGAGGAACTCTAAAATTGATCCAGGTAGTGAGGAGGATGAGGAGGATATTGTGGTATTGGAGACAAAAGATTATTCTTAGGGGTTGGAGGCTTGTATTAAGAGTCTCTCGAGGAGACTCTTTGCAGATAAGGTATTTTCGATTGGGACAATGGACAATGGACAATACCCTAAGGGCGATATGGAGTAAATTGGAGGGGTTTCGATCGATTGAGATAGGTCCTAATCAATTCCAATTCTTCTCTGAGAATGATCTTGATGTTCACATAATTGAAAAATGATCTCCTTGACTCTTTAAGGATTATATCTTACATGTGAGAAGATGGGTTGAATCGGATGAACATGACCAGAAAAATGTTACTTGCTGGATCCAATTATGGGGTCTGTTTGAGCAGTTCAAAActattcaggttgaaaaaggacttgGGGAGAAAATTGGAGAGGTGATAGACATGAGTTTTTTCTCTGTTCGTGGAAGAGAATCTCGAATTCTCAAGACCAAAGTCTGGTAGGATGGTGATAAAAGGGTGAAAGACATCATTTGTATGGTTGAACTGAATGGTAAGGTGCTGGAAATTGGATTGCGATTCGAGAGGATTGGAATTTTCTATACCTACTGTGCTTATTTATGACATGATTCCAAACACTATTCTAAATTCATGGGTGCTATTAAACAGGATCGTATGGGTGAGTGGGTCAAAACAGATCAAGTGGGCAAGAGGATCGAGTGTCGAGGAACTGGTGATAACTCCAGCTTCAATAACTCAAACTTAAGCACTCCCCAACCGAGAAAAAAGCCATCCCCAACTGGTTGATATATAATTTTGCCAGCTTGAATGTCAAAGGGCCAAAAAATAACTCTATGGAGACATCTGGAGCTAATAAAGAGGATGATAATTGTCcgaaagtggttcgacagttaaTTAAGAAGACTAGTGAGGCGTTATTCTTGCAAGATATTGCTAGTAATATGAACACTGATGGATCTACTCCACAGAACTTACCTAATGAAGGAATGACCAGTAGGAGTTCTAAGTCGAAATAACTTGTTAGACAAGGGACTAATTCAAGTAAGCTGTTTggaggaataaaaagaagaaatcaagggaagaaaaatgaaaataaggcTAAGAAGATCTGTATGGTTGATGATATGATTGCTAAAATGAAGGTGGAGGGTGCTAGCTGTTCAATGGCACCCGAAGAGATATGAAGCTCATTACGTGAaattgtcggggtttggggagacccctgacaatcCATAATCTCAAAGGGATGTCACAATCTCACTCCCACGAGATTATTGAAGTTGAGGTCATGTGGTTTTACGAATAGGAAGATTATTGATCCAGTGGATAGCGTCGGAGGCTTGGCACTAGCTTGGAGGGACAATGTAGTAGTGCAAATAATTGATAGTTTAGATTTTTTCATCGTGATTTTGGTGAAAGACACATCAGTTAATGTGGAATGGAATCTCGTTGGTGTTCATTTCAGCAGCCATGAACAAATACGTTCAACACAATTTCAAGAGATGTCAGCAATCTTACAACAGCAACAAGGTAACTCATGTATTTTGGAAGATTTTAATGCTATTGTTGATCAAAGTGAAAAAAAAGTGGAGGTAGTCTTAAATCACAGTCTTCTAtagcatattttaattattttattggtgaTAATGTTTTACTTGACTTGAGAATGATTGGTAGACCTTTCACTTGGAGTAATAGGCAGAGAGCAGGGAATTGATTCAAGAACGATATGATAGAATATTAGTGGAAGAAACATGGCTGCAACTGTTTTCTAATCCAGTAGTTCTTAGATTGTTCGAGATGGGTTCAGACCATGCCCATTTCCTTTTTGACAGTAATCCACAAACTAAACGTTAAAAAAGAAGATTTAAATTCCAAACCCGATGGTGTGAGGAGGATTCAGTCCAAATTTTGATTAGTGAGATTTGAAACACAGAAATTGAAGGCTTCCCCATGTTTCGACTAGCTCAAAAGCTTAAACTCATTCGATATCGGCTGGTCATATGGCAGAGGAGTAGTCTTTCTGTAAACCTCGcgaaattagcgaataattaatccataaattaaattttaataaaagaaattagaaatgtaaatttcatagtagaaaataagatagagctaattaaaacaaaaatttgaccataattttaaagaatttggacTAAAAATAGGCCAAACGGATCGGACCGATCGAACAAGACCCGAACCGGGACCGTGCGCCTAACCAACTCATTAAATAGATGAGTTGCAACTCATATTCTCCCCCATTCAGCATGCAAACACGCTAGGGGATGCTCAAAGGGAGGAAGAATACCCTCCAAAATTCACAAACCCTTGATTCCATTCAAATTCAcgtaacttttgatctagagcatTGATCACCGCACCGTTTGCGATCACGTGTCCACAGTGACGAGTGATGCTTGagcatcttttttattttttcctagtaaatttgcatctaaattatcgagtttaatcaagaattaattatcttttagccactatggatgctactttgagtcttgtgcaattctgtttattttaggtagcattcggctggatttgatggagtttttgcagcacaagaattaaaggagaggatagcgaggagcgacgcgcgcGCGTACCTGACGCATGCACGTGATTTGgtgctttccatggcgacgcgtacgcgtgaaaagcaaAGTTGCACGGCGACGTGTGcccgtacctgacgcgtacgcatgacacgcgaagaagagcatcgacgcgtacgtgtgattgacgcgtacgcataacatgcgccacgtgcagaaaatacagaaatcgctggggatgatttttgggccctattttggcACTCAAGTAAGGCGCAACTCTTTgtcaagttaggcgtggatccagtgaagtaagtggtccccatccatcaattgaagacttgctgattgctataattaattctgatttaaattcaaatttgattttaagataggaaaagatattattttaattctagaaattagattttaaattaattaggattagttataaaaaggataGACTTTTCTTCTAGTAGAGGGGATTCcattagttaacttttcattccacctcaacccaatttacaatcctagttttctctctgaaccatgagcaactaaacctccactgttaaggttaggagctctgtctattgtatggattgatattattatttttctattttaattaatgttttgatttatatttcaagaattgttttcgttctttattttatgaatttggtggaatggaagtatgacccatgttctaattgagtttttGTATAATTTTGAAAAGTTCTTTACTTGAGCAAcatcttgaaaacatattctcctaaaattctaattatctggacttaacgggatacgtgacatataatcctcttatatttgggtaattaggatttttgtggcatataaactggaatttgatcatcaccctctaattggaattaattgaccaaggaattggcagttaatgaattttagaggagactaggaaggtctaaggaattagggtctagtcacatatagtttgcgatgaattaaatcttgcatgattaaaataaattaataagaaaagtcaatccataaaatagatatctctgaaaccttaactgttttcccatatatatttcacaacttatttactgcttgctttctgattctctaaattactgtttaatgcttttgaacactcaaacactattttatgcttgtctaactaagccaatcactcaatcattattgcttgatccatcaatcctcgtgggatcaaccctcactcacatgaggtattacttggtatagtttaggtttcacgtatttaatatataatgttctgtgaaaacttaggctagatggccataggataggttggatgCATGATTGTGCTTAATGCTTAGTAAACCTTATGAAGGATGTTGAATGAGTATGAGAATGGAATGATGGCTGTTGCttgtggttgatgatgatgtAGTGAAGATTTATGAATATGAAATTATTACTGTTGTTTCATTGATATATCATGTTATTTTGGATATGGATTGTTGGGTTTGAGTAGTTGAATGATGTGTTGTATGTTGTGGAAAGAATGAGGATGTAGAGAAGGTAATTTGAATTGTTTAATGTTGTGTAGAACCTTAGAGTTGTGGATGAAAATTTTGTTTTGgtgaaaattgaggtttgaggGTTTTTGTGTAAAGCTGGTTTTTGGCCAAACTTCGgtgagccataacttggcttccagacCTCCGAatgatttcaaaattattttatatgaaattcGGTCTGTGAAGTTTATGCTGTTcgaagaatgaaagaaaaatcatttaaaatgaaaaagttatgcgcgtcgaaaGTATATGGTTCAAAATTGAAATTATGCAGCTTTTTAGACTTagttaaaatttttgacaaaacgtacgcccacgcgtacgcgtgacttgggATTTTTGCGTACGCGAACCTCGTTTACGCAACCATGCGTTTCTATTTCATACACATTCGTATGCGTAAAGGGAGCTGCGTATGCGAAATGGGCCAAAATGTACGCCCACtcgtacgcgtggcccacgcgtaccCGTGACCCGTCTGCGTACGCGAGATGGGGTAAGTGTACGCGTGATCCCTGTTTTCAGcaaatgagtttttgtgttttaaagcttaattttggatcctctaaacctctattttcattccttcGACCCTAGAATTTGTTAGTAAGCCTAGTAATGAGATGAAGCTGGGAATATGTGGTACCTTGGAGATGAAGAAAATTTGTGAAATGATGATTTAGGTATGAGAAGAAAGAgtgcacacacacatatatatttgAAATATGAAACTGGCTAAAGAAAAGAATGAATGTTGCATCTGAGTACTCTTTCTCGAAAGTGTGACCCCAGGAGATGGTAGAAGGTGAAGATCCCCTTCTTTGTTcttcctggtattgtaaaattgcCCCAGCAAGATGGTggaaggttaggatcccctcctttgttCCCATGGGCatataagaacatacctcctgggtagatgcaagggttatggtctcgccccacttgctccaggttggttagtacaAAGGTTCCCCGGGTAGACGCAGGGTTGTagtttcgccccacttgctctgAGTTATGATGTGTTACGTGTAAAAATGCAATTATATGATGAATAAGTGATGTTATGGCCATATTTATGACTATGAAatgttaatgaatgaatgtgaaatgattatctgagataca includes:
- the LOC112711730 gene encoding CDGSH iron-sulfur domain-containing protein NEET, with translation MESVLSFNKMIMKPLAPKGFAESNIAARKKSRMAVVVKAEGAGVGVGINPDIRKTEEKVVDSVVVSELSKPLTPYCRCWRSGTFPLCDGSHVKHNKATGDNVGPLLLKK